The Deinococcus sp. KNUC1210 nucleotide sequence GCGTCACGTAGGTCAGGATGTCCACGACACTGAAGATCATGTGAGACGTGCGGCTGTCCTGGCGTGTGGCTCCGTTGATGCGGGTCTGCACGCGCAGATCGGCAGGATCGAGGCCCGTCTGCAGCCACGGCCCCAGCGGGCAGAAGCGGTCGGCAGCCTTGGCACGGAACCATTGCAGGTCGGTCTTCTGCTTGTCGCGGGCGGTCAGGTCGAGGCCGCAGGTGTAGCCCAGCACCACATCGAGCGCGTTTTCGGGCGTCAGGTGCTGGGCACGCTGGCCGATCACCAGGGCCAGCTCACCCTCGAAATGAAAATTCTCGCTCCACTCGGGCGCGTCCACCGTGCCGCCCGGTTCGGCCAGGGCGTTGGCTCCCTTCAGAAAAATCCCCGGCTCTTTGGGCAGGTTGTCGCCCGGCAGCATGTTTCCCAGCTCACGGATGTGATCGAGGTAGTTGCGCCCCACGCACACGATCTTGCCCGCTTCGGCGGGGGCCAGCAGTGTCAGAGCCGACAGCGGCAGCGTTTCCCCGCTGCGCTCGCCCCCCAGACCGCTGATGACATGAACCGTCTCGCCCGCGTCCCCGTCCTCGATCTGCCCCCAGAGTGTGCGGCCTGCGTGCTGTGCTTTCAGAATTCGCATGGAGAAAGTATAGAGAGGGCTCCGGGGGAAGGCTTGGGAAAACGAAAAGCTCAGCTCGCCTGTGTGTCACGGCTTTTCTCCTGTTCCTTCAGTGCCCAGCGCAGCAGCAGCAGCGCCGCCACCTCGACCACGCCCTGAAGCCCGAAGGCGATCTGGTCAGCGGGGCTGGGGCCGGGTGTGCCGCCCAGCCGCACCACATTCATGACTGTGTTGGCGGCGGCGAGGGCGGCGGCCCAGTTGAGCAGCTCGGTGAACTGCGCCCTGCCGGTGGTGTCTTCCGGGTGCCCGACCACGCGCAGGCTGACCGCGAAGATCAGGAAATTGACGGCCACCGACGCGCCCCAGACCGTCACCACCGCGAGCAGCGCGAGGGGGTTGGCGTCTGGCAGTGCGCCCAGCAGCACCGTGAAGGTGTACAGGCTCCAGACGGCTCCCTCGAAGGCGATCAGCCACGGATACAGCCAGCTCAGCCACAGGCGGCGCGGGTCGGTGGGCAGGACGCTGCCCCCGCGCAGATACTCGCCCATCAGCAGCGTCCACAGCAGTGTCAGCGCGGTACTGGCAACCGCGTCGATCCGCGAGAACGCGTCTGTGGTGCTGTCGAGGAACAGGTAGATCGTCAGCGCCCCGATGCTGCCCAGGCGCACCCACAGGCCAACCAGCGCCACGAGGGGGCTGATCCTGGGACTGTTCACCCGCTTACAGCCCCAGCTTCTGATTCAGCAGCGTCCGGACCACGTCGGGCTTGGCCTGTCCCCCCATCGCCTTCATCACCGGGCCGAACAGCGCGTTGACGGCCTTGGTATTGCCCGAGCGCACCTTTTCGACGGTGGCCGGGTCGGCCTGCATGGCGGCGTCGATGGCGGCTTCAATCGCGCCCGTATCGGTCACGACGCTCAGGCCGCGTTCCTGCACCAGCGCTGCCGGGTCTGCGCCTTCCATCACGGTGGGCAGCAGTTCCTTCGCCATCTTGCCGCTGAGGGTTCCGGCACTGACCAGCCTCACCAGGGCGCTCAGATGGGCGGGCGTCAGTTTGCTCTGTGCCAGCGTCAGCTCGTGAGCACTCAGCCAGCCCGCCACGTCGGTCAGCAGCCAGTTGGCGAGCTTCTGCGCGTGATCGGCAGAGGTGTCGGTGCCGGGCTCTTTCAGGGCCGCGTCCAGAAAGCGGCTGAGCGGCACGTCGATACTGATGCTGTCGGCGTCGGATTCGCGCAGCCCCACGGCCAGATAGCGGGCGTGTTTCTGGGTCGGCAGTTCGGGCATGGTGGCCCGCACGCGCTCGATCCAGTCGGGCGTGATGTTCAGCGGGGGCAGATCGGGGTCGGGGAAGTAGCGGTAATCGGCCTCGCCCTCCTTGGTCCGCATCACGAAGGTCTTCTGACCGCCGTCGTCCCAGCCCATCGTGTCCTGGCTGATGGTGCCGCCCGCCGACACGATGCGGGTCTGCCGCGCAATCTCGTATTCCAGCGCCCGCTGCACGCTGCGGAAGCTGTTGAGGTTCTTGACCTCGACTTTGGTGCCGAACGGTGTGCCGGGGCGATGAACCGACACGTTCACGTCGCAGCGCATCTGGCCTTCCTCGGGGTTGGCCTCCGACACGCCCAGCGACTGCGCCACCGCCCGCACCAGTCCCAGAAACCGCCGTGCCTGTTCCGGCGTGCGGAGATCGGGTTCGGTCACCATCTCGATCAGGGGCATTCCGGCGCGGTTCAGGTCGAGTAGGCTGTAGGGCGCATACAGCGGGTGCATCAGCTTGCCCGCGTCGTCTTCGAGGTGGGCACGGGTAATCCCGATCCGCACGCCGTCCACTTCCAGAAAGCCGTTCCGGGCAATCGGGCGGTCGTACTGCGAAATCTGGTAGTTCTTGGGCGCGTCGGGGTAGTAGTAGTTCTTGCGGTGAAACTGGGTAAAGCCCGAAACGTCGCAGCCCAGCGCCAGTCCGAACATGATCGCCAGATCGACGGCGCGGGCATTGACGGTCGGCAAGGTGCCGGGCAGCCCCAGCGTCAGCGGATCGGTATAGGTGTTGGGGCCAGCCCCGAAATAATCGGTGCCGCAGGCGCTGAACATCTTGGTGCGGGTGTCCAGATGCAGATGGACTTCCAGCCCGATGACGGCTTGAAGGTCGGTGGTGGGGGTGGGCTGGGACATGGGGGAAGTATAAAGCAGGAGCAGAGACGGGCTGAATGGAGCAAGACAAGAGGAGGGCCGCCCCCGACACGCAGGAGCACAGACGACAGCAGGGAAGACGCCAGATGTTCAACGGGTCTTCACGGTTGCCCCCTCACGGAAGGCTGCTTCACGTCCAGACTGAATTCATGCCCTCTCAGCCGATCATCTTTCTCGATACCGAAACGGGCGGCCAGAATCCGGCCATTCATTCGCTCCTGACCATCGGCCTCGTGACGCTGGAGGGCGGCGAACTGACGCGCCCGCTGCACCTGCGGCTGCGCCACGAGACCTACAACGTGCGCCCGGAAGCGATGGCGGTCAACGGCATC carries:
- a CDS encoding fumarylacetoacetate hydrolase family protein is translated as MRILKAQHAGRTLWGQIEDGDAGETVHVISGLGGERSGETLPLSALTLLAPAEAGKIVCVGRNYLDHIRELGNMLPGDNLPKEPGIFLKGANALAEPGGTVDAPEWSENFHFEGELALVIGQRAQHLTPENALDVVLGYTCGLDLTARDKQKTDLQWFRAKAADRFCPLGPWLQTGLDPADLRVQTRINGATRQDSRTSHMIFSVVDILTYVTRYVTLEVGDVILTGTPDGVGPLQPGDVVEVEVEGVGVLTTHIGAAASAASAE
- the gatB gene encoding Asp-tRNA(Asn)/Glu-tRNA(Gln) amidotransferase subunit GatB; its protein translation is MSQPTPTTDLQAVIGLEVHLHLDTRTKMFSACGTDYFGAGPNTYTDPLTLGLPGTLPTVNARAVDLAIMFGLALGCDVSGFTQFHRKNYYYPDAPKNYQISQYDRPIARNGFLEVDGVRIGITRAHLEDDAGKLMHPLYAPYSLLDLNRAGMPLIEMVTEPDLRTPEQARRFLGLVRAVAQSLGVSEANPEEGQMRCDVNVSVHRPGTPFGTKVEVKNLNSFRSVQRALEYEIARQTRIVSAGGTISQDTMGWDDGGQKTFVMRTKEGEADYRYFPDPDLPPLNITPDWIERVRATMPELPTQKHARYLAVGLRESDADSISIDVPLSRFLDAALKEPGTDTSADHAQKLANWLLTDVAGWLSAHELTLAQSKLTPAHLSALVRLVSAGTLSGKMAKELLPTVMEGADPAALVQERGLSVVTDTGAIEAAIDAAMQADPATVEKVRSGNTKAVNALFGPVMKAMGGQAKPDVVRTLLNQKLGL